In Cyanobacteria bacterium FACHB-DQ100, one DNA window encodes the following:
- a CDS encoding NAD(P)H-quinone oxidoreductase subunit F, which produces MAHPLLQSIWLIPCYALLGAILSALWFPGITRRTGPRPSGYLNALMSMATFLHAAFALPAIWGQPPQEILIPWLDVAGLNLTIPIEISTLSVGAIVLVAGINLLAQTYAFGYMEMDWGWARFFSLLGLFEAGMTALVLCNSLFFSYFILEILTLATYLLVGIWFNQSLVVTGARDAFLTKRIGDLFLLMGVVALLPIAGTWNFNELAEWAQTAQVDPKVITLVGLALIAGPMGKCAQFPLHLWLDEAMEGPVPASILRNSVVVATGAWVMYKLEPVLALSPTVLATTVFIGAVSAIGGSLIAIAQIDLKRTQSYLVTAYMGLVFIAIGTQQPEAALLLVLTHSLASALIIMGGGAVVWNSITQDVTQLGGLWSRRPVSGFSFLIGLAGLVALPPFGGFWAALKIAQGVWETQPWIVGIILLVNAFAAFGITRVFCLLFMGEAKQMAQRSPEVHYWMALPMIVMMGFTLHLPLILEALDLLPSWADINTDVALLLIWSTITGIALSAIVYTNNNIAKPVVLPWKGLQDLLAYDFYTPNLYRSSIVFVVALVSQITSWFDKYLVDGGLNLFGVLTLFSGRNLRYSTSGQSQFYMLTIVFGIALISVLLSLPFLSHVTVSLFPQNTTEIVMSVQR; this is translated from the coding sequence ATGGCTCACCCATTGCTTCAAAGCATTTGGTTAATCCCTTGCTACGCTCTTCTTGGCGCTATCCTTTCTGCGCTTTGGTTTCCGGGTATTACTCGACGGACTGGACCGCGCCCATCCGGATACCTCAACGCGCTCATGTCTATGGCAACATTCTTGCACGCTGCGTTCGCGCTGCCTGCGATTTGGGGACAGCCTCCCCAGGAGATTTTGATTCCCTGGCTGGATGTTGCGGGACTGAATCTGACGATCCCGATCGAGATTTCCACCCTTAGCGTGGGTGCGATCGTTCTCGTTGCTGGAATTAATCTTCTGGCGCAGACTTACGCTTTCGGCTACATGGAAATGGATTGGGGTTGGGCACGATTCTTCTCGCTGCTCGGCTTGTTTGAAGCGGGAATGACCGCCCTCGTTCTATGTAATTCCCTCTTCTTTAGCTACTTTATTCTGGAAATCCTAACGCTTGCCACGTATCTGCTTGTCGGCATCTGGTTCAATCAGTCTCTTGTGGTGACAGGTGCGAGAGATGCCTTTCTGACCAAGCGGATCGGGGACTTGTTCTTGCTAATGGGGGTGGTTGCGCTTTTGCCGATCGCAGGAACCTGGAACTTTAATGAACTGGCAGAATGGGCACAAACGGCTCAAGTTGATCCGAAGGTGATCACCCTCGTGGGCTTGGCGTTGATTGCAGGCCCAATGGGTAAATGCGCTCAATTTCCTTTGCATTTATGGCTAGATGAAGCAATGGAAGGTCCGGTTCCAGCTTCAATTTTGCGGAACTCCGTCGTAGTTGCAACTGGTGCTTGGGTGATGTACAAGCTTGAACCTGTTTTAGCACTGTCTCCAACGGTTCTAGCGACCACGGTTTTTATCGGTGCGGTTAGCGCGATCGGTGGCTCATTGATTGCGATCGCTCAAATCGACCTTAAGCGGACACAATCCTATTTAGTCACCGCTTACATGGGCTTGGTGTTTATCGCGATCGGAACTCAGCAACCCGAAGCGGCTCTCCTGCTCGTATTGACTCATTCGCTGGCATCTGCATTGATCATCATGGGCGGTGGCGCAGTCGTCTGGAACAGCATCACCCAAGATGTCACTCAACTCGGAGGCTTATGGTCACGCCGTCCGGTTTCAGGCTTTAGTTTCTTGATTGGTTTGGCTGGATTAGTCGCGCTCCCTCCGTTCGGTGGATTTTGGGCGGCGCTAAAAATTGCACAAGGCGTTTGGGAGACTCAGCCCTGGATTGTTGGAATTATTTTGCTGGTGAATGCGTTTGCAGCATTTGGAATCACACGAGTCTTCTGTTTACTCTTTATGGGTGAAGCAAAGCAAATGGCTCAACGATCCCCAGAAGTTCACTACTGGATGGCGCTGCCGATGATTGTAATGATGGGCTTTACGCTGCATCTGCCGCTCATTCTTGAAGCTTTGGATCTTCTACCAAGTTGGGCAGACATTAATACCGACGTTGCACTTTTGCTGATCTGGTCAACGATTACAGGCATTGCTTTAAGCGCGATCGTCTATACCAACAACAACATTGCAAAACCCGTGGTTCTTCCCTGGAAAGGACTGCAAGACCTGCTGGCCTATGACTTCTACACTCCGAATCTGTATCGCAGCAGCATTGTTTTCGTCGTTGCGCTCGTTTCTCAAATCACATCCTGGTTTGATAAATACCTCGTGGACGGAGGACTGAATCTCTTTGGTGTTCTCACCCTGTTTAGCGGTCGGAACCTGCGATACAGCACCTCCGGTCAATCGCAGTTCTATATGCTGACGATCGTGTTCGGAATTGCCTTGATCAGTGTATTGCTGAGTCTGCCATTCCTCTCGCATGTCACAGTCTCGCTTTTCCCACAGAACACCACCGAAATTGTCATGAGTGTTCAGCGTTAA
- a CDS encoding CO2 hydration protein: protein MVVARSKSSHSLADIIERIESGGALLPESPTNLIEVVGVLKSYGVVLGAYSRNLEFIAENQFLVLFPFFKYFDGDVSTKKLLKHWWHDRINYEFSEYCMKAMLWHGGGGLDQYVDSCEFIDRAQQAIQAKIKSNFFIRNLSQIFPNFLLEQVRMSCYYSALGQFWTVMSDMFLNLSDRYDNGEIKTIQDVVNHVKAGLVNNAALPITYAVKIGDRTYEIIPESAGLQFLMDTAVPYVEAVFFKSFPFMGTVSYNAQARQIPLEQERFSYGALYADPLPVGGGGIPPTLLMQDMTHYLPEYLLDFYRRTLRGESDMRVKICISFQKSMFCVTTAAILGLAPHEINTQDPKEQEENRKYLEGWMDKLIESRLISFQACDVL from the coding sequence ATGGTTGTCGCACGTTCAAAATCCTCGCACTCGTTAGCCGATATCATTGAGCGCATCGAGTCAGGCGGCGCACTTTTGCCGGAATCGCCCACGAACTTGATTGAAGTCGTTGGCGTTCTTAAAAGCTATGGCGTTGTTTTAGGCGCTTATTCTCGCAATCTCGAATTCATTGCTGAGAATCAGTTTTTAGTGTTGTTTCCATTTTTCAAGTATTTCGACGGAGACGTTTCAACGAAGAAGCTTTTAAAGCATTGGTGGCACGATCGAATTAACTACGAATTCTCCGAATACTGCATGAAAGCTATGTTGTGGCACGGCGGTGGTGGCTTAGATCAGTATGTCGATAGCTGCGAATTTATCGATCGCGCACAACAAGCAATTCAAGCCAAGATCAAAAGTAACTTCTTTATCCGAAATCTGTCGCAAATTTTCCCAAATTTTCTGCTGGAACAAGTGCGAATGTCTTGTTATTACAGTGCACTTGGGCAGTTTTGGACGGTGATGAGCGATATGTTTCTCAATCTGTCCGATCGCTATGACAACGGTGAAATTAAAACCATTCAAGATGTCGTCAATCATGTGAAAGCGGGATTGGTGAACAATGCAGCACTACCCATTACTTATGCCGTGAAGATTGGCGATCGTACTTACGAAATCATTCCAGAATCCGCAGGCTTACAGTTTTTGATGGATACAGCAGTGCCTTATGTGGAAGCGGTATTCTTCAAATCTTTTCCGTTCATGGGAACCGTCTCTTACAATGCTCAAGCGCGACAAATCCCCTTAGAGCAAGAACGATTCTCCTATGGTGCACTGTATGCGGATCCATTACCGGTTGGCGGCGGTGGAATTCCACCCACGTTGTTGATGCAAGACATGACGCATTATCTGCCGGAATACCTGCTTGATTTTTACCGCCGAACGCTCAGAGGCGAAAGTGATATGCGTGTCAAAATCTGTATTAGCTTCCAGAAATCGATGTTCTGCGTGACAACAGCCGCGATTTTGGGATTGGCTCCTCATGAAATCAACACCCAAGATCCAAAGGAACAGGAGGAAAATCGCAAATACTTAGAAGGCTGGATGGATAAACTAATAGAGTCACGCCTGATTAGTTTTCAAGCTTGCGACGTTTTATGA
- a CDS encoding NADH-quinone oxidoreductase subunit M: MLSALIWIPILGAIVIGLLPGSISDQSLRRTAIATVSIALAVSLWIATQFDVINIGLQFQEDLPWLEPLGLTYRLGLDGLSLPLIVLNCFLTLIALFSTPPAVQRPRLYYLLILVINAAVAGAFLAHNLLLFFLFYELELIPLYLLIGIWGGAKRGYASTKFLIYTAVSGILILIAFLGLTWLSGATSFEYNPALTEALPLTSQVILLGAILIGFGIKIPLFPLHTWLPDAHVEASTPISVLLAGVLLKLGTYGLLRFGLQLFPQAWAVLAPYLAIWAVVSVLFGAFTAIAQTDMKKMVAYSSVGHMGFILLAAAAATPLSLLGCVFQMVSHGLISALLFALVGVVYTKTGTRDITVLKGLLTPERGLPIVGSLMILGVMASAGIPGMVGFISEFLIFRGSFIAFPVQTLLSMIGTGLTAVYFLLLVNRTFFGRLPDQFANLPPVSWSERIPSIAVAVLIVLLGLQPSWLVHWTETTTTAMLSEYPTIAVHSAPTQSHPVSVLPLE; the protein is encoded by the coding sequence ATGTTGAGTGCGTTGATTTGGATACCGATTTTGGGTGCGATCGTGATTGGACTGTTGCCGGGTTCGATCTCCGATCAATCTTTGAGAAGAACAGCGATCGCAACCGTTAGCATTGCCTTAGCTGTGTCGCTTTGGATTGCGACTCAGTTTGATGTGATTAATATCGGACTTCAGTTTCAAGAAGATCTGCCCTGGCTGGAACCACTGGGACTGACTTACCGATTAGGGTTAGACGGTTTGTCGCTGCCGCTGATTGTTCTGAATTGCTTTTTAACCCTGATTGCGCTGTTTTCCACGCCCCCAGCCGTTCAACGTCCTCGGCTTTATTACTTGCTGATTTTAGTGATTAATGCTGCCGTTGCTGGAGCATTTCTCGCTCATAACTTATTGTTGTTCTTCTTGTTCTATGAGTTGGAACTCATTCCACTTTATCTACTGATTGGAATTTGGGGAGGAGCAAAGCGGGGGTACGCTTCGACGAAGTTTCTTATCTACACGGCGGTTTCAGGAATATTAATTCTAATTGCATTTCTAGGTTTAACTTGGTTAAGCGGCGCAACCTCGTTTGAATACAACCCAGCATTAACCGAAGCACTGCCGTTAACATCACAAGTGATATTGCTGGGCGCGATTCTAATCGGATTCGGGATCAAGATCCCGCTGTTTCCGCTACATACTTGGTTGCCCGATGCTCACGTTGAAGCTTCTACGCCAATCTCAGTGCTGCTTGCAGGGGTATTGTTGAAGCTTGGAACTTATGGGTTGTTGCGGTTTGGATTGCAGTTATTTCCGCAAGCTTGGGCGGTATTGGCTCCATACCTGGCGATTTGGGCAGTCGTGAGTGTGTTGTTTGGTGCCTTTACTGCGATCGCTCAAACCGATATGAAAAAGATGGTGGCTTACAGTTCAGTCGGGCACATGGGATTTATTCTTCTCGCTGCCGCAGCGGCAACACCGCTAAGTCTGTTGGGCTGTGTGTTCCAGATGGTGAGCCACGGTTTGATCTCCGCGCTGCTATTTGCCCTAGTCGGTGTAGTCTATACCAAAACAGGAACCCGTGACATTACCGTTTTGAAAGGATTGTTAACTCCAGAGCGAGGCTTACCGATCGTCGGTAGTTTGATGATTTTGGGTGTGATGGCGAGTGCTGGAATTCCAGGAATGGTTGGGTTTATTTCGGAGTTTCTGATATTCCGGGGAAGTTTCATCGCATTCCCAGTGCAAACACTGCTCAGTATGATTGGCACAGGTTTGACGGCGGTTTACTTTTTGCTATTGGTGAATCGCACCTTCTTTGGGCGGCTGCCGGATCAGTTTGCAAATCTGCCACCGGTGTCTTGGTCGGAACGAATTCCTTCTATTGCGGTGGCGGTTTTGATTGTGCTGTTGGGTTTGCAACCCAGTTGGCTGGTGCATTGGACTGAGACGACAACGACTGCAATGTTGAGCGAATATCCAACGATCGCAGTTCATTCCGCCCCAACTCAATCTCATCCCGTTTCGGTCTTACCGTTGGAGTAA
- a CDS encoding NAD(P)H-quinone oxidoreductase subunit F — protein MQQSLIETSWWIPCYGLLGAFLTLPWSVGLIRKTGPRPAAYLNVLTTVLAFVHGIALFGAVWGQEPQHFAFHWLQAADLDLTFSLELSPISVGAMELVTGLSLFAQVFALGYMEKDWALARFFGLMGFFEGAMSGLAVSDSLFLTYALLEMLTLSTYLLVGFWYAQPLVVTAARDAFLTKRVGDVLLLMGVVALSALSGSLDFPGLYDWAEKAELSPVVSALLGLALISGPIGKCAQFPLHLWLDEAMEGPNPASILRNSVVVGCGAYVLIRLQPIVTLSPVASTALVTLGTMTAIGASLVSLAQIDMKRALSHSTSAYLGLVFIAVGIGWTDFAFILLFAHAIAKALLFMSTGSIIMTTSSQDITEMGGLWSKMPATTTAFLTGSAGLVGLFPLGGFWALQRGIDDFWYDKPWLVVVVLAVNALTALNLTRVYRLVFMGKVQPKTRRAPEVPWLMAVPMVSLSVLTLMIPIILNTLNLLPHWEIMNWSAAGLLILSGIAGTALGFAITLNYAWIRPVQAPLRFFQDLLAYDFYVDRLYRVSVVLVVNAIAQFSAWCDRYIVDGVVNFVGLASLFSGETLKYSASGRSQAYMLTISLVVGLLGALLTWSMW, from the coding sequence ATGCAGCAGTCCCTAATCGAAACAAGCTGGTGGATTCCTTGCTACGGACTTCTGGGTGCATTTTTGACGCTGCCTTGGTCTGTGGGACTGATTCGGAAGACAGGTCCTCGTCCTGCGGCTTATCTTAATGTATTAACGACTGTGCTAGCGTTTGTGCATGGAATCGCACTGTTTGGCGCAGTCTGGGGACAGGAACCGCAGCATTTCGCCTTTCACTGGCTGCAGGCAGCAGATTTAGATTTGACGTTTTCGTTGGAGCTTTCTCCAATCAGTGTTGGTGCAATGGAGCTGGTGACGGGCTTGAGTCTGTTTGCTCAGGTGTTTGCGCTGGGGTACATGGAGAAAGACTGGGCGCTGGCGCGATTTTTTGGATTGATGGGATTTTTTGAAGGTGCAATGAGCGGATTGGCAGTGAGTGATTCGCTCTTTCTGACCTATGCACTTCTAGAAATGCTGACGCTCTCAACTTATTTGTTGGTAGGGTTTTGGTATGCTCAACCACTTGTTGTGACTGCGGCACGAGATGCGTTTCTGACCAAGCGGGTTGGAGATGTGTTGCTGTTGATGGGTGTTGTGGCACTGTCCGCGCTTTCTGGAAGCTTAGATTTTCCGGGCCTTTATGATTGGGCAGAAAAGGCAGAACTGTCGCCTGTGGTGTCGGCGTTACTGGGACTGGCGTTGATTTCAGGCCCAATTGGGAAGTGTGCCCAGTTTCCGCTACATCTCTGGCTGGATGAAGCAATGGAAGGTCCGAATCCTGCATCGATTTTACGGAACTCAGTTGTCGTTGGATGTGGCGCTTACGTATTGATCAGGCTTCAGCCGATCGTTACGTTGTCGCCTGTCGCTTCCACTGCTCTGGTGACTTTAGGAACGATGACTGCGATCGGGGCTTCTCTGGTTTCTCTCGCTCAAATTGACATGAAGCGGGCATTGTCTCATTCCACCAGTGCTTATCTCGGATTAGTCTTTATTGCGGTCGGCATTGGCTGGACGGATTTCGCCTTCATTCTGTTGTTTGCTCATGCGATCGCAAAAGCGCTTCTGTTCATGAGTACCGGATCAATCATTATGACCACCAGTTCTCAAGACATCACAGAAATGGGCGGCTTGTGGTCAAAAATGCCTGCGACAACCACTGCGTTTCTAACAGGTTCAGCCGGATTAGTGGGGCTGTTTCCGCTGGGTGGGTTCTGGGCATTGCAGCGCGGAATTGATGATTTTTGGTATGACAAGCCTTGGCTAGTCGTGGTCGTGCTGGCGGTGAATGCACTAACCGCTCTAAACCTGACGAGAGTTTACCGATTAGTGTTCATGGGTAAGGTGCAGCCAAAAACTCGACGCGCTCCAGAAGTTCCCTGGCTGATGGCTGTGCCTATGGTGTCACTAAGTGTTTTAACCTTGATGATTCCGATCATCCTCAATACTCTGAACCTATTGCCTCATTGGGAGATTATGAATTGGTCAGCAGCAGGACTGTTGATTCTGTCTGGAATCGCGGGTACAGCGTTGGGATTTGCAATCACGTTGAACTATGCCTGGATTCGTCCCGTCCAAGCTCCGCTCCGATTTTTCCAAGATTTGCTGGCGTATGACTTTTACGTGGATCGTCTATATCGCGTCAGTGTGGTTTTGGTTGTAAACGCGATCGCTCAATTTAGCGCCTGGTGCGATCGTTACATCGTGGATGGAGTAGTCAACTTCGTCGGATTAGCTTCGCTCTTTAGCGGTGAGACTTTGAAATATAGCGCTTCAGGACGATCGCAAGCTTATATGCTGACCATTTCGCTTGTGGTTGGCTTGTTAGGTGCGCTTCTAACTTGGTCGATGTGGTAA
- a CDS encoding carbon dioxide-concentrating mechanism protein CcmK, with protein MPIAVGMIETRGFPAVVEAADAMVKAARVTLVGYEKIGSGRVTVIVRGDVSEVQASLAAGLESVKRVNGGETASSHIIARPHENLEYVLPIRYTEAVEQFRS; from the coding sequence ATGCCGATCGCTGTGGGAATGATTGAAACGCGGGGATTTCCGGCTGTGGTTGAAGCCGCAGACGCAATGGTGAAAGCCGCTCGTGTCACCCTGGTTGGCTATGAAAAGATTGGTAGCGGTCGCGTGACTGTTATCGTTCGGGGCGATGTGTCCGAGGTGCAAGCTTCTTTGGCGGCGGGACTGGAATCAGTCAAGCGCGTTAATGGAGGTGAAACTGCATCAAGTCACATTATTGCGCGTCCGCATGAGAACCTAGAATATGTCTTACCGATTCGATACACCGAAGCGGTGGAACAATTCCGAAGTTAA
- a CDS encoding carbon dioxide-concentrating mechanism protein CcmK: protein MAIAVGMIETLGFPAVVEAADAMVKAARVTLVGYEKIGSGRVTVIVRGDVSEVQASVAAGIENVKRVNGGQVLSTHIIARPHENLEYVLPIRYTEAVEPFRESVSGIRPLNRP, encoded by the coding sequence ATGGCTATTGCAGTTGGCATGATCGAGACGTTAGGGTTTCCCGCAGTTGTGGAAGCCGCAGACGCAATGGTGAAAGCCGCTCGTGTGACCTTGGTGGGTTACGAGAAAATCGGTAGCGGTCGGGTGACTGTGATTGTGCGGGGCGACGTTTCAGAAGTGCAAGCTTCGGTCGCGGCTGGAATTGAGAATGTGAAGCGCGTCAACGGTGGACAAGTGCTGTCTACTCACATCATTGCGCGTCCGCACGAAAACCTGGAGTACGTGCTGCCGATTCGCTATACCGAGGCAGTTGAACCGTTCCGTGAAAGCGTGAGCGGTATCCGTCCGCTGAACCGTCCATAG
- a CDS encoding EutN/CcmL family microcompartment protein, translating to MQIAKVRGTVVSTQKEPSLRGVKFLLVQVLDEEGQPLPLYEVAADNVGAGVDEWVLVSRGSAARQVPGSENRPVDAAVIAIIDTVSVDNRPLYNKGTQY from the coding sequence ATGCAAATTGCAAAAGTTCGGGGAACTGTTGTCAGTACGCAGAAAGAGCCGAGTCTCAGAGGCGTAAAATTCCTCTTAGTGCAGGTTCTCGATGAAGAAGGGCAGCCGCTTCCGCTATATGAAGTGGCTGCTGACAACGTGGGCGCAGGGGTCGATGAGTGGGTATTAGTGAGTCGCGGCAGCGCAGCGAGGCAGGTTCCCGGTAGCGAGAACCGCCCAGTCGATGCTGCTGTGATCGCCATTATTGATACGGTGAGCGTGGATAATCGCCCGCTGTACAACAAAGGAACTCAATACTAG
- a CDS encoding ribulose bisphosphate carboxylase small subunit codes for MAVRSDAAPPTPWSRNLTEPKIDQSASVHSFSNLIGDVRIGANVVIAPGTSIRADEGSPFFIGSRSTVQDGVMIHGLEQGRVVGDDGDSYSVWIGNNTAITHMAIIHGPAYVGDDCFIGFRSTVFNARIGNGCIIMMHALVQDVEVPPGKYVPSGAVITTQQQADRLPEVSERDRAFASYIVGTASKTSSQAAVSSRSAAKSTTDIKAGSSATENGSIMNGEVVNHVRQLLAQGYRIGMEHADKRQFQTSSWKSCAPIQATSESAVLAELQSCLAEHSGEYVRLIGIDTKNKKRVLEAIIQRPGDKPTSFSGGSSYSAPSYSAANSSYSSASSYGSASNGNGHSSGGLDPTVVAQIRQILSKGGRIGTEHADKRQFQTSSWKSCAPIQTTNESAVMTELQRCLAEHSGEYVRLIGIDTQNKRRMLEAIIQRPDGKPVAQPTSHVTSHHQPAVHHTVDGALAGDATEQIQQLLAQGAVVGLEFADERRFKYGSWNSAPTIQAGSAQSAIAALNSFINEHRDHYIRLVGVDPKQKKRIAESVIHRPGKAHASNGNASGYSSSAASEPPMYNGPSSYKSQPPLYTPSSNGNGRLSPDTVEQIRQLVRQGYKIGVEFADQRRYKTSSWQTATSIQTNRDAEAILEVEAAIANYSGLYVRLIGIDPKAKRRVAEMVIQQPGK; via the coding sequence ATGGCAGTCCGTAGTGATGCGGCTCCGCCTACACCCTGGTCGCGGAATCTGACTGAGCCGAAGATCGATCAATCGGCTTCTGTGCATTCGTTTTCTAATCTGATTGGCGATGTGCGGATCGGAGCAAACGTAGTGATTGCGCCGGGAACCTCAATTCGGGCGGATGAAGGCAGTCCCTTTTTTATTGGATCGCGATCGACGGTTCAAGATGGGGTGATGATTCACGGCTTGGAGCAGGGGCGAGTCGTTGGGGACGACGGCGATTCCTATTCGGTCTGGATTGGAAACAATACCGCGATCACCCACATGGCGATCATTCACGGCCCTGCCTATGTGGGTGATGATTGTTTTATTGGTTTTCGATCGACGGTGTTTAACGCCCGAATCGGAAATGGGTGCATTATTATGATGCACGCACTGGTTCAAGATGTGGAAGTGCCGCCTGGGAAGTATGTGCCGTCGGGTGCAGTGATTACGACTCAGCAGCAAGCCGATCGATTACCGGAAGTGAGTGAGCGCGATCGTGCTTTTGCTTCCTACATTGTCGGCACTGCATCAAAGACAAGTTCTCAAGCGGCAGTTTCGAGTCGGAGTGCCGCGAAGTCCACGACAGATATTAAAGCTGGCAGTAGCGCTACAGAAAATGGGTCAATTATGAACGGCGAAGTTGTTAACCACGTTCGGCAATTATTAGCGCAAGGCTACCGAATCGGCATGGAACACGCAGATAAGCGGCAGTTTCAGACCAGTTCTTGGAAGAGTTGTGCGCCCATTCAAGCAACGAGCGAGTCGGCTGTGTTGGCAGAATTACAATCCTGTCTTGCGGAACACAGCGGTGAGTATGTTCGCTTGATTGGGATTGATACGAAGAATAAAAAGCGGGTGCTGGAAGCGATTATTCAGCGTCCGGGTGATAAGCCTACAAGTTTCTCAGGCGGTTCGAGCTATTCGGCTCCGTCTTATAGTGCAGCAAATTCGAGCTACAGTTCGGCTTCGAGCTATGGTTCTGCATCGAATGGAAACGGTCACAGTAGCGGCGGACTTGATCCGACTGTGGTAGCTCAGATTCGTCAGATTCTATCGAAAGGTGGTCGGATTGGAACCGAACACGCAGACAAGCGCCAGTTCCAAACCAGTTCCTGGAAAAGCTGCGCCCCGATTCAGACTACAAATGAATCCGCAGTAATGACAGAGTTACAGCGATGTTTAGCAGAACACAGCGGCGAATATGTTCGCTTGATCGGGATTGACACTCAGAACAAGCGACGGATGCTGGAAGCAATTATTCAGCGTCCAGATGGAAAGCCTGTGGCTCAACCGACTTCGCACGTTACCTCTCATCATCAACCTGCTGTTCATCACACGGTTGATGGCGCACTTGCGGGCGATGCAACAGAGCAAATTCAACAACTGTTAGCGCAAGGCGCAGTGGTGGGTTTGGAGTTTGCAGATGAACGTCGATTTAAGTATGGCTCTTGGAACAGTGCGCCAACGATTCAGGCGGGTTCGGCTCAAAGCGCGATCGCGGCTCTCAATTCGTTTATCAACGAGCATCGCGATCACTACATCCGCTTGGTTGGCGTTGATCCAAAACAGAAAAAGCGAATTGCAGAAAGTGTGATTCATCGCCCCGGAAAAGCTCATGCTTCTAACGGTAACGCCAGTGGTTACAGCAGTTCAGCCGCTTCTGAACCGCCAATGTATAACGGGCCTTCGAGCTACAAATCTCAGCCTCCGCTTTACACACCTTCCAGCAATGGTAACGGTCGTCTAAGTCCGGACACTGTGGAGCAGATTCGTCAGCTTGTGCGTCAGGGCTACAAGATTGGGGTTGAGTTCGCGGATCAGCGACGTTATAAAACCAGTTCTTGGCAGACTGCAACTTCGATTCAAACCAACCGTGATGCTGAGGCAATCTTAGAGGTTGAAGCAGCGATCGCGAACTATTCCGGTCTATATGTGCGCCTAATCGGCATTGATCCGAAAGCAAAGCGGCGTGTAGCTGAAATGGTGATTCAACAACCTGGTAAGTAG
- a CDS encoding carbon dioxide concentrating mechanism protein, whose protein sequence is MQSPPLQLMPVSTTHYYVSGNVTVHPGAAIAPGVLLQADPGSRIVIHQSVCVGLGSVIQAHEGTIELGEGVIIGAGVLLIGELTVGDRACVGTGTTVMNRSIASLSIVPPGSLLCEELRSAAVEEPTEEVYEPGFCPPPPENKQPEAVKEPELVKDVWQNNGSKPQIEEISQTNGAKPQTTAAEVNGAKPTVEAQESDEIESPASQNGQVYGQAYVNRLLGKMFPGQRSANDNGNPS, encoded by the coding sequence ATGCAATCGCCGCCTCTACAGTTAATGCCCGTGAGTACGACCCACTACTATGTGAGTGGGAATGTCACGGTTCACCCAGGGGCAGCGATCGCACCAGGCGTTTTGCTGCAAGCTGATCCGGGCAGTCGGATTGTAATTCATCAAAGCGTTTGTGTGGGGCTTGGATCAGTGATTCAGGCGCATGAGGGAACGATCGAACTCGGTGAAGGCGTGATCATCGGGGCTGGGGTGTTGCTGATTGGTGAGTTGACCGTGGGCGATCGTGCTTGTGTGGGTACGGGGACAACGGTGATGAATCGATCGATTGCGAGTTTGTCGATCGTGCCTCCGGGGTCGTTGTTGTGTGAGGAACTGCGATCGGCTGCGGTAGAAGAGCCAACTGAAGAAGTTTACGAGCCTGGTTTCTGTCCACCGCCACCTGAGAACAAGCAACCTGAAGCAGTGAAAGAACCGGAGCTTGTGAAGGATGTTTGGCAGAATAATGGCTCGAAGCCACAGATAGAAGAGATTTCTCAAACAAATGGAGCGAAGCCACAAACCACCGCTGCTGAAGTGAATGGAGCAAAGCCGACAGTAGAGGCGCAAGAGTCGGATGAAATTGAATCTCCAGCTTCGCAAAATGGGCAGGTGTATGGGCAAGCTTATGTGAATCGATTGTTGGGTAAGATGTTTCCGGGGCAGCGATCAGCAAACGATAATGGCAATCCATCCTAA